The following are from one region of the Remersonia thermophila strain ATCC 22073 chromosome 6, whole genome shotgun sequence genome:
- a CDS encoding mitochondrial 54S ribosomal protein uL30m, producing MSYFRITLHRSAIGLPKRTRGVLAALGLHRRGQLVFKPVSAQFAGMIMKVKELVRVEEVDRPMTKWEVYESRKPPAGFVVEGVAARREPLGSKVLAKLEEEKAAAAAEEVRL from the coding sequence ATGTCCTACTTTCGCATCACCCTCCACCGCTCCGCCATCGGGCTTCCCAAGCGCACGCGCGgcgtgctcgccgccctgggcctccACCGCAGGGGCCAGCTCGTGTTCAAGCCCGTCAGCGCCCAGTTCGCGGGCATGATCATGAAGGTCAAGGAGCTCGTgcgggtggaggaggtggaccGGCCCATGACCAAGTGGGAGGTGTACGAGTCGcggaagccgccggcgggcttcgtcgtcgagggtgtcgcggcgaggcgggagccGCTGGGCTCCAAGGTGTTGGcgaagctggaggaggagaaggcggcggcggcggcggaggaggtgaggtTATGA